In one window of Primulina tabacum isolate GXHZ01 chromosome 8, ASM2559414v2, whole genome shotgun sequence DNA:
- the LOC142554627 gene encoding uncharacterized protein LOC142554627 has translation MLLSSVVQGVELEMQGYFIRADLIVLPMLEFNIILGMDWLAANRASIDFRQRTLSINPIGGESFLFEATRSSLVPHIISISRARRLMIKGCQAFLASVVSVPDTASRTIEKVEIVSEFPDVFPDNVIGIPPEREVEFSIELMSGTVPISKTPYHLAPTDMEELKDTIQELLDKAFIRPCSSPWGAPILFVKNKNEV, from the coding sequence ATGCTATTGTCTAGCGTGGTTCAAGGTGTGGAGCTCGAGATGCAGGGCTATTTTATTCGAGCAGATCTTATTGTACTTCCTATGCTCGAGTTCAACATCATATTGGGTATGGATTGGTTGGCAGCAAATAGAGCTTCGATCGACTTCCGTCAGAGGACCCTATCTATTAATCCAATTGGCGGGGAGTCATTCTTATTTGAGGCAACTCGGAGCAGTCTtgtgccgcacattatctctatCTCGCGCGCGAGGAGGTTGATGATTAAGGGATGTCAAGCTTTCCTGGCTAGTGTTGTCTCAGTTCCTGACACCGCCAGTCGGACTATTGAAAAGGTGGAGATTGTTAGTGAATTTCCTGATGTTTTTCCCGACAACGTGATCGGcattccaccagagagagaggtagagttttctatcgagctgaTGTCAggtaccgtgccaatctctaagacACCTTATCATCTTGCACCTACAGATATGGAAGAGCTGAAAGATACGATTCAGGAGTTGTTAGACAAGGCTTTTATTCGTCCGTGTTCATCTCCATGGGGTGCACCAATTCTCTTTGTGAAGAATAAAAATGAAGTCTGA